Proteins from a genomic interval of Alteromonas macleodii ATCC 27126:
- a CDS encoding cytochrome c1 gives MKKMMCFLAFFLPGVALAAGGNVHLDKAPIDLTDKASLQRGAQLFMNYCLGCHSMKYQRYQRSFQDLGIPDELGQEYLQFTGEKVSDYITRAMPEEAAAGWFGAAPPDLTLVARVRGEDWIYTYLRSFYVDESRPFGVNNTVFPEVGMPHVLQPLQGTPTRTYEEQMVDGEMVKRYVGIKSDGTGAMSPDEYDQAVADIVNFLEYTGEPSKLESHKIGKWVLIFIAVLFVFVYLLKKEYWREVH, from the coding sequence ATGAAAAAAATGATGTGCTTTTTAGCCTTCTTCCTACCTGGCGTAGCGCTTGCGGCAGGCGGGAACGTACACCTAGATAAAGCGCCTATCGATTTAACCGATAAGGCGTCTTTACAACGCGGTGCACAATTGTTCATGAACTACTGCTTAGGCTGTCACTCAATGAAGTATCAGCGCTATCAGCGTTCATTCCAAGACTTGGGTATTCCTGACGAACTAGGTCAAGAATACCTGCAGTTCACGGGTGAAAAAGTGTCTGACTACATCACTCGTGCAATGCCAGAAGAAGCCGCTGCTGGCTGGTTCGGTGCTGCTCCACCAGACCTAACGCTAGTGGCTCGTGTTCGTGGCGAAGACTGGATTTACACTTACCTGCGCTCTTTCTATGTTGACGAAAGCCGCCCATTTGGTGTGAACAACACAGTATTCCCAGAAGTAGGTATGCCACACGTACTTCAACCACTTCAAGGTACGCCAACACGTACTTATGAAGAGCAAATGGTTGATGGAGAGATGGTTAAGCGTTATGTAGGCATTAAGTCAGATGGTACTGGCGCAATGTCTCCTGACGAGTACGACCAAGCTGTTGCCGATATCGTGAACTTCCTAGAGTACACAGGTGAGCCTTCTAAACTTGAATCTCACAAAATCGGTAAGTGGGTACTTATCTTTATCGCAGTATTGTTTGTATTTGTTTACTTACTGAAGAAAGAATACTGGCGAGAAGTGCACTAA
- the sspA gene encoding stringent starvation protein SspA — MAVAANKRSIMTLFSDTIDIYSHQVRIVLAEKGVGVEISYTDPSNLSEDLLELNPYGTVPTLVDRELVLYKSHIIMEYLDERFPHPPLMPVYPVSRGQSRLMMHRIEQDWYSLAARIFRGEGDVEAARNELREALLSLAPVFGEMPYFMSEEFSLVDCYLAPLLWRLPALGIELNGAGSKEINAYMNRIFSRSSFKASLTDQEREIHNPL, encoded by the coding sequence ATGGCCGTAGCCGCGAATAAACGTTCTATTATGACGTTGTTCTCTGACACAATTGATATTTATAGCCACCAGGTGCGTATTGTGTTGGCAGAAAAAGGTGTGGGTGTTGAAATCAGCTACACAGATCCTAGCAACTTGTCTGAAGATCTGTTGGAGCTTAACCCTTACGGTACTGTTCCAACTCTAGTTGATCGCGAGCTTGTACTTTACAAGTCGCACATCATCATGGAATACCTTGATGAGCGTTTCCCTCATCCACCACTTATGCCGGTTTACCCAGTATCACGTGGTCAGAGCCGCCTTATGATGCACCGCATCGAGCAAGACTGGTACTCGCTTGCTGCCCGTATTTTCCGTGGCGAAGGTGATGTAGAAGCAGCACGTAACGAGCTGCGTGAAGCTTTGCTATCTCTTGCGCCTGTATTTGGTGAAATGCCTTACTTTATGAGCGAAGAGTTCAGCTTAGTTGATTGCTACCTTGCTCCGCTATTATGGCGTTTACCTGCACTAGGTATTGAACTAAACGGTGCTGGCAGCAAAGAAATTAACGCTTACATGAACCGTATTTTCTCTCGTAGTTCATTTAAAGCGTCTTTGACTGACCAAGAGCGTGAGATCCACAACCCGCTATGA
- a CDS encoding ClpXP protease specificity-enhancing factor — MTSMTSNQPYLLRAFYEWIVDNDLTPYIVVDATNELVEVPQEFVKDGQIVLNVSPSACVNFSLDLDGLSFQARFSGQPRRLSMPCEAVMAIYARENGAGTVFATEEDVARAQQERPETSEDVSQPSGPTSLEDADASDVKDAPVPPKKGKPTLKVIK; from the coding sequence ATGACATCTATGACGTCAAACCAGCCCTATTTGCTTAGGGCTTTTTATGAGTGGATTGTTGATAACGACTTAACGCCGTACATTGTGGTAGATGCAACCAACGAGTTGGTTGAAGTGCCGCAGGAATTCGTTAAAGACGGCCAGATCGTTTTAAACGTATCACCTAGTGCGTGTGTTAACTTTTCTCTTGATTTAGATGGCTTATCGTTTCAAGCGCGCTTCTCTGGGCAACCTAGAAGATTAAGTATGCCTTGTGAAGCGGTAATGGCTATTTACGCAAGAGAAAATGGTGCAGGTACAGTATTCGCCACTGAAGAAGATGTGGCTCGTGCGCAGCAAGAGCGTCCAGAAACATCTGAAGATGTTTCTCAACCTAGCGGCCCGACGTCGCTGGAAGATGCTGATGCAAGCGACGTGAAAGACGCACCTGTTCCACCTAAGAAGGGTAAACCTACCCTTAAAGTTATTAAGTAG
- a CDS encoding spondin domain-containing protein: MNNPIIKLSTLLMLSALLAACGDDGDTGPQGPAGPQGEAGTDGQDGTDGQDGSDGSDGQDGINGNSAVYTVQITNLTYSQPFAPAAVILHESGFHSFNEGEPASMGIEIMAEGGDPSMVITEAMDSTDFLDAQNSGGILGPRSMGAELTLVIPELDADDLRLTVTTMLVNTNDAFTGLNAANVSNMAVGDIKTFMTVTWDAGTEANTETAATMPGPAASAAGGGGEAAGYDVVRDDLADAVRLHQGVVTSANADDPSREGLSTSVLTEAHRFDFPTSRVVITRTR, translated from the coding sequence ATGAATAATCCAATAATTAAACTCAGTACATTATTGATGCTTTCAGCGCTTCTTGCTGCCTGCGGCGACGATGGTGATACAGGCCCTCAAGGACCAGCGGGTCCGCAGGGGGAAGCAGGTACTGACGGACAAGATGGTACGGATGGCCAGGACGGTTCGGACGGTTCGGACGGACAAGACGGTATCAACGGTAATTCAGCGGTTTATACCGTACAAATTACCAATTTAACCTACTCTCAGCCCTTTGCACCTGCCGCAGTCATATTGCATGAGTCAGGCTTCCATTCATTTAATGAAGGCGAGCCAGCCAGCATGGGCATTGAAATAATGGCTGAAGGCGGTGACCCGTCTATGGTCATTACTGAAGCCATGGACTCCACGGACTTTTTGGATGCGCAAAACTCTGGGGGCATATTGGGTCCTCGCTCAATGGGCGCAGAACTAACTCTTGTGATTCCAGAACTCGATGCTGACGACCTTCGCCTTACGGTAACGACCATGCTGGTCAACACCAACGACGCATTCACCGGCTTAAACGCTGCGAATGTAAGCAACATGGCGGTTGGTGATATAAAAACGTTCATGACAGTGACTTGGGATGCGGGTACAGAAGCAAACACAGAAACAGCTGCTACTATGCCAGGCCCTGCCGCTAGTGCAGCGGGTGGCGGCGGAGAAGCTGCGGGCTATGATGTGGTGAGGGATGATCTTGCCGATGCAGTAAGACTTCACCAAGGTGTAGTCACTAGTGCAAACGCTGACGATCCAAGCCGTGAGGGCCTATCTACATCGGTACTAACCGAGGCCCATCGCTTTGATTTCCCAACGAGCCGCGTGGTGATTACCCGAACCCGTTAA
- a CDS encoding spondin domain-containing protein, translating into MKFTKLASATLLSLAAVSVSQAVTLDVEITNLTQAQSFTPRLVIAHDDTVDAFEVGQPASSALAWLAEAGVIDDEQNADSSGANFEALLGPVDTDNGSNTWHRFGGLLAPKATLSYPFDTMDKPYLSLLSMLIPTNDAFVGMDSIEIPTEPGTYTYYLNAYDAGTELNDELNSARTDVVEAGTGNALGGYGVPGVAGGGAPTRIVDLGTGGTGVGAQIVNGEIEDGEDGPVHIHRNALGDTDSAAGASDLDSTVHRWLNPVARVVITVPAS; encoded by the coding sequence ATGAAATTCACTAAACTTGCTAGCGCAACGCTTTTGTCGCTAGCTGCAGTATCAGTAAGCCAAGCTGTCACTTTAGACGTTGAAATTACCAACCTTACTCAGGCGCAGAGTTTTACGCCGCGCTTAGTCATAGCTCACGATGACACCGTCGATGCCTTTGAAGTTGGGCAACCTGCGTCGTCAGCTTTAGCGTGGTTAGCTGAAGCTGGTGTTATTGACGACGAACAAAATGCTGATTCAAGCGGCGCAAACTTTGAAGCGTTACTCGGCCCTGTTGATACCGACAATGGTTCAAATACGTGGCACCGTTTTGGCGGACTTCTCGCGCCGAAAGCTACGTTAAGCTATCCCTTCGATACTATGGACAAGCCATATCTTTCGCTACTTTCCATGCTAATACCTACTAACGACGCTTTTGTTGGTATGGACAGTATTGAAATTCCAACCGAGCCGGGTACCTACACTTATTACCTTAATGCATACGACGCCGGTACTGAGCTTAACGATGAATTAAATAGTGCCCGTACAGATGTTGTTGAAGCTGGGACCGGAAACGCGCTGGGTGGATATGGCGTACCGGGTGTTGCCGGTGGCGGCGCTCCCACTCGTATTGTTGATTTGGGTACAGGTGGCACGGGTGTGGGTGCACAAATCGTTAATGGCGAAATTGAAGATGGTGAAGATGGCCCAGTACACATCCACCGCAATGCGCTTGGTGATACTGATAGCGCCGCTGGTGCCAGTGATCTGGACTCTACCGTACACCGTTGGTTGAACCCAGTAGCACGTGTAGTTATTACTGTTCCTGCATCTTAA
- a CDS encoding response regulator transcription factor yields MILIIYSGNKFQQNISQCLSKHSFLYDAVSNFQSAESLLKTQHYSLVIVESHGNIICLNRIKGLVDTNPESWVMAVESDAMTDDVADEEVDEANYYEVGVDDYLSGPFDARMFIARIRSHMRRSMPSQEHLRPSQGSEERIEIGPLKIDQRFHSVTLNGQVLTLTAREFALLDYFCRHPNQVFSRNQLLSEVWGYNHEGYEHTVNTHINRLRTKLDKINSIENGGQLVETVWGVGYKLNVNGYIAKALIA; encoded by the coding sequence ATGATCCTTATCATCTACAGTGGAAATAAGTTTCAACAGAACATATCGCAATGCTTAAGTAAGCATAGCTTTCTTTACGACGCAGTCTCTAATTTTCAATCCGCAGAGTCGCTGCTTAAGACGCAGCATTATTCGCTCGTTATTGTTGAGTCGCATGGAAATATTATCTGTCTTAATCGTATAAAAGGCCTTGTTGATACGAACCCCGAAAGTTGGGTGATGGCAGTGGAAAGTGACGCGATGACAGACGATGTGGCCGACGAAGAGGTAGATGAAGCAAACTACTATGAAGTAGGCGTAGATGATTATCTATCAGGGCCATTTGATGCACGTATGTTTATTGCCCGTATTCGCTCCCATATGCGCAGAAGTATGCCTAGCCAAGAACATTTAAGACCATCTCAAGGTAGTGAAGAGCGCATCGAAATAGGACCCCTTAAAATCGACCAGCGATTTCATAGCGTAACCTTAAATGGCCAAGTGCTAACGTTAACGGCTAGGGAGTTTGCGCTACTGGATTATTTTTGTCGTCATCCAAACCAAGTTTTTTCTCGCAATCAATTGCTCAGTGAGGTGTGGGGCTATAACCACGAAGGCTACGAGCACACGGTGAATACCCATATAAATCGTTTACGCACTAAGCTTGATAAAATCAACAGTATTGAAAATGGTGGACAGCTAGTAGAAACCGTCTGGGGTGTGGGTTACAAGCTGAACGTCAATGGATATATAGCGAAAGCGCTTATTGCATGA
- the mgtE gene encoding magnesium transporter, whose translation MAEALVSKYVQTQLRALNAALTNGQFVSVRKLLLELPPSDVAHILESSPSRTRDELWELIDGDFHGDILEELSDDVRNGIITKMLPANVVDALEEMDTDDLAETLSSLPEPVLADILDSMDAQDRVRAEQALSYGEETAGFIMNTDTITLRPDVTIDVVLRYIRLKGELPENTDTFYVVNRTDNLVGIVPVTRLLTADTDDKVSDVMDEESEAIPVNMPDDEVASLFERYNWLSAPVVDENHRLVGRITIDDVVDIIREDAEHSMMSMAGLDDDEDTFAPVMQSTKRRSVWLAVNLVTALMAAMVSDLFEATLSQLAVLAILNTIVPSMGGVAGNQTLTLVIRGMALGHVNASNSRWLISKEISIGFLNGAIWAVLIASVIALWKQDYMLGVIIAFAMMVNMIAAALAGATLPMIMKRLKIDPALAGSVILTTITDVVGIFAFLGTATLFLI comes from the coding sequence ATGGCAGAAGCGCTTGTTTCTAAATACGTACAAACTCAGTTACGCGCACTCAACGCTGCGTTGACCAACGGTCAATTCGTATCTGTACGTAAGCTTCTGCTTGAATTACCGCCTTCAGACGTCGCCCACATTCTTGAATCTAGCCCTAGCAGAACCCGTGACGAATTATGGGAGCTCATTGATGGTGACTTTCACGGCGACATTTTAGAAGAACTGTCTGACGATGTTCGAAACGGTATCATTACAAAAATGCTTCCCGCTAATGTGGTTGACGCACTTGAAGAGATGGATACCGATGACTTAGCAGAGACGCTAAGCAGCCTTCCCGAGCCAGTATTGGCCGATATTCTAGATTCGATGGATGCACAAGATCGCGTGCGCGCAGAGCAAGCGCTGTCTTACGGTGAGGAAACCGCTGGTTTCATCATGAACACCGACACCATCACATTACGTCCAGATGTGACCATTGACGTGGTTCTGCGCTATATCCGCTTAAAAGGTGAGCTACCTGAGAATACGGATACGTTTTACGTGGTAAACCGAACTGACAACCTTGTTGGTATTGTTCCGGTTACCCGTTTACTCACCGCAGATACCGACGATAAAGTGTCTGACGTTATGGACGAGGAATCTGAAGCGATTCCTGTGAATATGCCAGACGACGAAGTGGCGAGCCTGTTCGAGCGATACAATTGGCTTTCAGCACCTGTTGTAGATGAAAACCATCGCTTAGTGGGCCGAATTACCATTGATGACGTGGTTGATATTATTCGTGAGGACGCCGAGCACTCGATGATGAGTATGGCGGGTCTTGATGACGACGAAGATACCTTTGCACCCGTTATGCAAAGTACCAAACGACGCTCGGTGTGGCTGGCGGTAAACTTAGTGACGGCGCTAATGGCTGCGATGGTGAGTGATCTATTTGAAGCAACGCTCAGCCAACTGGCTGTGTTAGCTATATTAAATACCATTGTCCCCAGTATGGGCGGTGTAGCGGGTAATCAGACGCTAACGCTAGTTATTCGCGGTATGGCACTAGGCCATGTTAACGCGAGTAACTCACGATGGCTTATCAGTAAAGAAATATCCATCGGCTTTTTAAACGGTGCCATTTGGGCGGTGCTTATTGCCTCTGTCATCGCGTTATGGAAACAAGATTACATGCTGGGCGTAATTATTGCCTTTGCCATGATGGTAAACATGATTGCGGCTGCTTTAGCGGGTGCAACCTTACCTATGATCATGAAGCGTCTTAAGATAGACCCTGCCCTAGCTGGCAGTGTTATCTTAACTACGATAACCGATGTAGTGGGTATTTTTGCTTTCTTAGGTACTGCGACGCTGTTTCTAATTTAA
- a CDS encoding HPr family phosphocarrier protein: MTIQKTLTIVNKLGLHARAATQLVKLANQFDAKIILKKGDKEADASSVLGLMMLESHQGEQVDVIVDGSDAVDALAAIEELIEGRFNEDE, from the coding sequence ATGACTATTCAAAAAACGCTAACTATCGTCAATAAGTTAGGGTTGCATGCAAGAGCGGCGACCCAACTGGTTAAACTGGCTAATCAATTCGACGCTAAAATCATCTTAAAAAAAGGCGATAAAGAAGCAGACGCAAGCAGTGTATTGGGATTAATGATGCTTGAAAGCCATCAAGGTGAACAGGTAGACGTGATTGTGGACGGCAGTGATGCTGTTGATGCACTTGCAGCTATTGAAGAGCTTATTGAGGGCAGATTTAACGAAGACGAATAG
- the rapZ gene encoding RNase adapter RapZ: MKLIIISGRSGSGKSVALRALEDLGYYCVDNIPVNLLPTLTHTVVDEYDQVAVSIDVRNLPKNPDDLVEILDYLPSSWSMTIVYIDASDDVLVKRFSETRRLHPLAKLNKSLSEAIKAESALLAPIAERADLYLDTDKLTIHQLAELIRERILGKKSSRLVLVFESFGFKHGIPKDADYVFDARFLPNPHWEPDLKHLTGLDAPVEVFLGSQPVVTKFIWQIQNLITTWLPHLERNNRSYVTVAIGCTGGQHRSVYIAQTLSKTFSEIHPDVQIRHRELNQ; the protein is encoded by the coding sequence GTGAAGCTGATAATAATCAGTGGTCGTTCGGGGTCTGGTAAGTCTGTCGCACTTCGCGCATTGGAAGATTTAGGTTATTACTGTGTTGATAATATCCCTGTAAACTTACTTCCCACCTTAACCCATACAGTTGTTGACGAGTACGATCAGGTTGCGGTAAGTATCGATGTGAGAAACTTACCTAAAAATCCTGACGATTTGGTAGAAATTCTAGACTACCTGCCTTCTTCGTGGTCGATGACCATTGTTTACATTGACGCGAGCGATGATGTACTGGTTAAGCGTTTTAGCGAAACACGTCGTCTTCACCCTCTCGCCAAGCTTAATAAATCGCTTTCAGAAGCCATTAAAGCCGAGTCAGCCCTACTTGCTCCTATTGCTGAACGCGCAGATTTATATTTAGACACAGATAAGCTTACCATTCACCAACTGGCAGAGTTAATTCGAGAGCGTATCTTGGGTAAGAAAAGCTCACGCCTTGTGCTTGTGTTTGAGTCGTTTGGCTTTAAGCACGGTATTCCTAAAGATGCGGATTACGTTTTTGATGCCCGCTTTTTACCTAACCCCCATTGGGAGCCCGACCTTAAACATCTGACCGGATTAGACGCACCAGTAGAAGTATTTTTGGGGTCGCAGCCTGTAGTGACCAAGTTCATTTGGCAAATTCAGAATTTAATAACGACATGGCTGCCTCATTTAGAGCGCAATAACAGAAGTTACGTAACCGTAGCGATTGGCTGTACTGGTGGCCAACACCGTTCGGTTTATATCGCACAGACCCTGTCGAAAACCTTCAGTGAAATACACCCTGATGTTCAAATTCGTCATAGAGAGCTGAATCAGTAA
- the ptsN gene encoding PTS IIA-like nitrogen regulatory protein PtsN, producing MDIQAIVSLDRTECAVQCNSKKRILEIIADIAAKQNENIDQATILNSLMARERMGSTGIGNGIALPHGRLPGLEKVIAIVVTSTPAIDFDALDEKPVDIFFALLVPEEQTEGHLQTLATVAGKLSDKETIKAIRRATTSDDILSALS from the coding sequence ATGGATATACAAGCCATCGTAAGTCTGGACCGCACCGAGTGTGCGGTTCAGTGTAATAGTAAAAAGCGAATTCTTGAGATCATCGCTGATATCGCTGCCAAGCAAAACGAGAACATTGATCAGGCAACGATACTCAACAGTTTGATGGCTCGAGAGCGTATGGGTAGTACAGGCATTGGCAATGGTATCGCCCTGCCCCACGGACGCCTGCCGGGCCTTGAGAAAGTGATTGCCATTGTTGTAACCAGCACGCCAGCAATCGACTTTGACGCCCTTGACGAGAAACCCGTAGACATCTTTTTTGCGCTACTCGTTCCCGAGGAACAGACCGAAGGACACCTTCAAACGCTGGCCACCGTGGCTGGTAAACTAAGCGACAAAGAAACGATTAAAGCAATACGTCGCGCAACGACAAGCGACGATATTCTATCTGCATTAAGTTAA
- the hpf gene encoding ribosome hibernation promoting factor has protein sequence MQINLTGHHVEITDSLRNYVDTKFSKLERHFDHISNVHVILNVEKLNQKAEATVHLSGAEVFASSENTDMYAAIDSMVDKLDRQVIKHKEKLKKH, from the coding sequence ATGCAAATCAACCTTACTGGTCATCATGTCGAAATCACCGACTCTTTGCGTAATTATGTCGATACGAAGTTCAGCAAACTTGAACGTCACTTTGATCACATTTCTAATGTGCATGTCATCCTGAACGTTGAAAAATTAAATCAAAAAGCCGAAGCGACCGTTCATTTAAGTGGCGCTGAAGTATTCGCATCCTCAGAAAATACCGACATGTATGCGGCGATTGACAGCATGGTTGATAAACTCGACCGGCAGGTAATCAAGCATAAGGAAAAACTGAAAAAACATTAG
- a CDS encoding RNA polymerase factor sigma-54 has protein sequence MKPSLQLKFSQQLTMTPQLQQAIKLLQLSTLDLQQEIQEALDSNPLLEVEEGNDEPQLEKNNIDNDDSGSEATASASSDTLEAGDALEKNDLPDELPIDSTWDEYYSASSSPAPGPSNDDEQIFQGETTEDIQEHLLWQMRLTHFSDTDRAIATAIIDSIDESGYLTVTLDDILEAVNDDDMEEPIEMDEIECVLKRIQMFDPIGSGSRSPQECLMVQLRQFSEDTPWLAEAKQLIEEYSDLLSSKDYRTLMRKSRLKEDQLREAMRLLQTLNPRPGSALVTKEPEYVIPDVSVTKKNGRWVVELNPDSLPKLSVNQQYAAMSRRAKNSSDSQFIRSHMQEAKWFIKSLESRNETLMKVANCIVQQQMGFFEHGPEMMKPMVLNDVAEMVDMHESTISRVTTQKYMHTPRGIFELKYFFSSHVATESGGECSSTAIRALIKKLVAAEKPSKPLSDSKIASLLAEQGIKVARRTIAKYRESLSIPPSNQRKSLI, from the coding sequence ATGAAACCATCTTTACAGCTAAAATTTAGCCAACAACTTACCATGACACCACAGCTTCAGCAGGCCATTAAACTGCTGCAGCTTTCTACACTTGATCTTCAACAAGAGATCCAAGAAGCGCTCGATTCTAATCCGCTATTAGAAGTTGAAGAAGGTAACGACGAGCCGCAACTAGAAAAGAACAATATCGACAACGATGACAGCGGCTCTGAGGCCACTGCTTCTGCATCTAGTGACACACTAGAAGCCGGCGATGCACTTGAGAAAAACGATCTTCCCGATGAGCTGCCAATCGACAGCACATGGGACGAATACTACTCTGCTTCATCTTCGCCAGCTCCGGGTCCATCCAATGACGACGAGCAAATCTTCCAAGGTGAGACTACTGAAGATATTCAAGAGCACCTTCTTTGGCAAATGCGCCTTACCCACTTCTCGGATACCGATCGCGCAATCGCTACAGCAATCATCGACTCTATTGACGAGTCAGGTTATTTAACCGTTACCCTTGATGATATTTTAGAAGCGGTTAACGATGATGATATGGAAGAGCCGATTGAAATGGACGAAATAGAATGTGTGCTTAAGCGCATTCAGATGTTCGACCCTATTGGTTCTGGCTCACGCTCTCCACAAGAATGTTTGATGGTGCAATTGCGCCAGTTTTCAGAAGACACACCGTGGCTTGCTGAAGCAAAGCAACTGATTGAAGAGTACTCTGACTTACTGAGCAGCAAAGACTATCGTACGCTTATGCGTAAAAGCCGATTGAAAGAAGATCAGCTACGCGAGGCAATGCGTTTACTGCAAACCTTGAATCCTCGCCCAGGTAGTGCTTTAGTTACTAAAGAGCCTGAGTACGTTATTCCTGATGTCTCAGTAACCAAGAAAAATGGCCGTTGGGTGGTTGAGCTGAACCCCGACAGTCTGCCTAAGTTAAGCGTAAATCAACAATACGCTGCAATGAGTCGCCGTGCCAAGAATAGTAGCGATTCACAATTCATCCGCTCACACATGCAAGAGGCTAAGTGGTTCATAAAGAGCCTTGAATCTCGTAACGAAACCTTAATGAAGGTTGCAAACTGCATTGTGCAGCAGCAAATGGGCTTTTTTGAGCACGGCCCGGAAATGATGAAACCAATGGTGCTAAATGATGTCGCAGAAATGGTAGATATGCACGAATCCACTATTTCGCGAGTGACAACGCAAAAGTACATGCATACGCCACGTGGAATCTTCGAATTGAAGTATTTCTTCTCAAGCCACGTTGCAACAGAGTCTGGTGGTGAATGTTCATCTACAGCGATTCGTGCATTGATCAAGAAATTAGTGGCCGCTGAAAAGCCTAGCAAGCCGCTAAGTGATAGCAAGATTGCTTCATTGTTGGCCGAACAAGGCATTAAAGTTGCCCGGCGAACAATAGCAAAGTACCGGGAATCGTTGTCGATCCCGCCGTCGAACCAACGCAAAAGCCTTATTTAA
- the lptB gene encoding LPS export ABC transporter ATP-binding protein: protein MATLSAKNLAKAYKSRQVVRDVSLSVSTGQIVGLLGPNGAGKTTTFYMIVGLVNLDKGKIEIDDNELTHQPMHERARRGIGYLPQEASIFRKLTVHENIMAILQTRKDLNSQQQEEEADALLDEFNINHIRNSTGMSLSGGERRRVEIARALAAKPQFILLDEPFAGVDPISVNDIKKIIQHLRDRGIGILITDHNVRETLDVCEKAYIVSHGELIAQGTAEQVLSNQKVRDVYLGEQFRL, encoded by the coding sequence ATGGCAACTTTGAGCGCTAAAAATCTTGCTAAGGCTTACAAGTCAAGACAGGTTGTTCGAGATGTAAGTCTGTCTGTCTCAACGGGTCAAATTGTTGGTCTTCTTGGCCCAAATGGCGCTGGTAAGACCACCACATTCTACATGATTGTTGGTTTAGTGAATCTGGATAAAGGCAAGATTGAAATCGACGACAATGAGCTAACTCATCAGCCCATGCACGAGCGCGCACGCCGCGGAATTGGCTACCTACCGCAGGAAGCCTCTATTTTCAGAAAGCTCACAGTGCATGAAAATATCATGGCCATTTTGCAAACCCGTAAAGATTTAAATTCACAACAGCAAGAAGAAGAAGCTGATGCGCTACTTGATGAATTTAATATTAACCATATACGTAATAGTACGGGGATGAGTTTGTCAGGGGGCGAACGCCGTCGCGTTGAGATTGCCCGCGCTCTGGCAGCAAAACCGCAATTTATTTTGTTAGACGAACCATTTGCTGGTGTTGATCCAATATCAGTTAATGATATAAAGAAGATAATACAACATCTTCGCGATAGGGGTATTGGAATCCTTATCACAGACCATAACGTACGAGAGACATTGGATGTTTGTGAAAAGGCGTACATTGTGAGTCATGGCGAGCTTATTGCGCAAGGAACGGCGGAACAGGTTTTAAGTAATCAAAAAGTAAGGGATGTATACCTAGGCGAACAATTCAGGCTATAG
- the lptA gene encoding lipopolysaccharide transport periplasmic protein LptA: MYKPLIPLATSLLLAIASGAVHASEDDFSQPIKIGSNTQFIDGKNKTALYKDDVLITQGSLVIEADEVEVIATDGGGREIFIARGKPASYSQQLEDGTPVSAKANEIRYEVVNRTISLAGNAELKQDTSKVQGDNITFDMITEQLLATGGAGKDGEGRVTTVFTPETIRKTSSKKDKKDNEGNE, from the coding sequence ATGTACAAACCACTTATTCCCCTAGCAACTAGTTTATTGCTTGCCATCGCTAGCGGTGCGGTACACGCCAGTGAAGATGATTTTTCGCAGCCCATAAAAATAGGCTCGAACACCCAGTTTATCGACGGTAAAAATAAAACCGCGTTGTACAAAGACGACGTACTCATAACTCAAGGCTCTTTGGTTATTGAAGCTGACGAAGTGGAAGTAATTGCCACTGACGGTGGTGGTCGTGAAATATTTATTGCTAGAGGAAAGCCTGCAAGCTATTCCCAGCAATTGGAAGACGGCACGCCAGTTTCGGCAAAAGCTAATGAAATACGCTATGAAGTGGTGAACCGAACGATTTCTCTTGCTGGAAACGCAGAGTTGAAACAAGACACCAGTAAAGTACAGGGTGACAACATCACGTTCGATATGATTACCGAGCAATTGCTAGCGACTGGCGGCGCAGGTAAGGATGGTGAGGGTCGAGTGACCACAGTATTCACACCTGAGACCATTCGCAAAACTTCGTCTAAGAAAGACAAAAAAGACAACGAGGGCAATGAATAG